GATGCTCGTGAACAGCATCATCAACAATCCGATGTTGAATGGAGAAACGATTCGGCTGGATGGGGCAATCAGGCTGGCACCGAAATAGAGAAGATGTGTTGACAAAAAAGTAATTAGGTTCCATACTATATCCATGACAACCCATTCAAGCGGAAGAAAACAAGAAGATGCGATCCCATCGCTCGTTCAATCGCAGCGCCAGATTGATCGGTACGGACTCGATGTTGATGCACAAGCTGTACTCGTCGCCGCTAGGCTGATGGAGGCAGGAGCCAAGCTTGGGCATGCGGCCGAAATACATTTTGCCAGATTCGGTTTATCAACGGGACGGTATCGCTTATTGGCAGACCTGGAAGATAACGGTGGGGAAGTGCTGCCGTCACAATTGGCAGAGCATCTGGGGGTAACACGCGCTACTGTTACTGGTCTGATCGACATCCTGGAGCGCGATGGCCTAGTCTCGCGACGAGCGAGTGCAAAAGATGGCAGGCAAAAATCGGTTATTTTAACGGAGCGCGGGGCTAGCAAGCTACGGGAAATGGCGCCTGATCACTTTGCGAGATTGGAAGCGATGGTCGGATTGCTCAATCCCCAGGAGCGCAGTGTGTTTCTCAATCTATTGGGGCGCGTGACACAAGGCATCTCGGCACTGACAGATGAATAGTAAGCAGCGGGCAAGTAGTAAAGCGGGCTAGGTAGCTAGCCCATTTTCATCCTCAAATAGTTAGGTTCCTAATCAATTTCTAAAAAAAGGGAAAGGAGGTGAAAAACATGCATGAGCCTGCAAAATCGGGGCGTGTTAATCCGATCAAGAGGGCGAATCCCGAGCGAAAATCGTTTGTTTTATGGCGAGAGGTAATCATGGCTTATTTGTCTCCTGCGATCATGGCGAGCATAGGAGGATGGATCACCGCTGACAAAGGACTGCAAATAGGGGCATTGACCACAATTGGCGGAACATCCGCATTGATTGCCGCACTCCTTGGGCGATGGTTACAGAGCCGTGGCATACATAAACGCTGGGTCACCTGCACGCCTCATTTGACGCTGGTAGCGGTTATGGGGATGACAATGGTAGTGATCGGTCTCTTGGTAGCATGGCTAACAACGGAGTTACTCGTCATCTTTGCTCCCGGTGAATCGTTGG
The window above is part of the Brevibacillus antibioticus genome. Proteins encoded here:
- a CDS encoding MarR family winged helix-turn-helix transcriptional regulator; translated protein: MTTHSSGRKQEDAIPSLVQSQRQIDRYGLDVDAQAVLVAARLMEAGAKLGHAAEIHFARFGLSTGRYRLLADLEDNGGEVLPSQLAEHLGVTRATVTGLIDILERDGLVSRRASAKDGRQKSVILTERGASKLREMAPDHFARLEAMVGLLNPQERSVFLNLLGRVTQGISALTDE